Proteins encoded by one window of Actinocorallia herbida:
- a CDS encoding VOC family protein encodes MTRLITHLRHVDLAVPDFAEQRDFYAGVWGLEEVATDTGLSFLAAVGSPEQYVVRIREAAEKRLDLVAFGAETPADVDALAARMRAADVRIVREPGTLDTPGGGYGFRFFDLDGRTIEISADVAVRAHRKLEEKESVPVRLSHVVLNSPDLAATRAWYERHLDFALSDTLSSPYMGDVMHFMRCNPQHHSLAIAKGPHASLHHLSFELRGVDEYMRGSGRIIRSGAKKVWGPGRHLAGDNTFTYFLDPHGNTVEYTTELERLDEDTWHPSVYDFSQPEVTDQWGTANPMNELVAKESFNDVDRGVFVAPPV; translated from the coding sequence GTGACCCGTCTCATCACCCATCTGCGGCACGTCGACCTCGCCGTGCCCGACTTCGCCGAGCAGCGCGACTTCTACGCCGGGGTCTGGGGCCTCGAAGAGGTCGCGACGGACACCGGCCTGTCGTTCCTGGCCGCCGTCGGCTCGCCCGAGCAGTACGTCGTGCGGATCCGCGAGGCCGCCGAGAAGAGGCTCGACCTCGTCGCGTTCGGCGCGGAGACGCCTGCCGACGTGGACGCGCTCGCCGCGCGGATGCGCGCCGCCGACGTGCGGATCGTCCGCGAGCCGGGCACGCTGGACACGCCCGGCGGCGGCTACGGCTTCCGTTTCTTCGACCTCGACGGGCGGACCATCGAGATCTCCGCCGACGTCGCCGTGCGGGCGCACCGGAAGCTCGAGGAGAAGGAGTCGGTGCCGGTCCGGCTTTCGCACGTCGTCCTCAACTCCCCCGACCTCGCCGCGACCCGCGCCTGGTACGAGCGGCACCTGGACTTCGCGCTGTCGGACACGCTGTCCAGCCCGTACATGGGCGACGTCATGCACTTCATGCGCTGCAACCCGCAGCACCACAGCCTCGCGATCGCCAAGGGCCCGCACGCGTCGCTGCACCATCTGTCGTTCGAGCTGCGCGGGGTCGACGAGTACATGCGCGGCAGCGGCCGGATCATCCGGTCGGGCGCGAAGAAGGTATGGGGGCCGGGCCGCCACCTCGCGGGAGACAACACCTTCACCTACTTCCTGGACCCGCACGGCAACACCGTCGAGTACACGACGGAGCTGGAGCGGCTGGACGAGGACACCTGGCACCCGTCGGTCTACGACTTCTCCCAGCCGGAGGTCACCGACCAGTGGGGGACGGCGAACCCGATGAACGAGCTCGTCGCCAAGGAATCGTTCAACGACGTCGACCGCGGCGTGTTCGTCGCTCCCCCCGTCTGA
- a CDS encoding fumarylacetoacetate hydrolase family protein: MDETVYALDAPALRDFLGWAPSERDAAVSRALRGPGVPLPEVRLLPPLEPPTIRDFVAFEEHVEGVRKSVDGVSGVPDRWYEAPTFYFTNPHSLVATGDDVPMAPGSAVLDFELEVAVVIGKAGRDLTPEQAHDHIFGYTLFNDWSARDLQSLEMKVGLGPCKGKDFASTLGPWIVPAADLDPYRDSDGFLGLALTAEVNGKVIGRDLLSNMAWPFEDLIAYASRGAELRPGDVLASGTCGNGGCLAELWGRTGTPDPPPLTPGDRITLTAEALGTLTNHIVPGAEPVPIPRARPRTRTRP, from the coding sequence GTGGACGAGACGGTGTACGCGCTCGATGCCCCCGCCTTGCGGGACTTCCTCGGCTGGGCTCCTTCCGAGCGGGACGCAGCGGTCTCCCGCGCGCTGCGCGGGCCCGGCGTCCCCCTTCCGGAGGTCCGGCTCCTCCCACCCTTGGAGCCGCCGACGATCCGGGACTTCGTGGCCTTCGAGGAGCACGTCGAGGGGGTGCGCAAGAGCGTCGACGGCGTCTCGGGAGTGCCGGACCGCTGGTACGAGGCCCCCACGTTCTACTTCACGAACCCGCACTCGCTGGTCGCGACCGGCGACGACGTCCCGATGGCCCCCGGCAGCGCGGTCCTCGACTTCGAACTCGAGGTCGCGGTCGTCATCGGCAAGGCGGGCCGCGACCTGACCCCCGAGCAGGCCCACGACCACATCTTCGGCTACACCCTCTTCAACGACTGGTCCGCCCGCGACCTCCAGTCGCTGGAGATGAAGGTCGGCCTCGGCCCCTGCAAGGGCAAGGACTTCGCTTCCACGCTCGGCCCCTGGATCGTCCCCGCAGCCGACCTGGACCCCTACCGGGACTCCGACGGCTTCCTCGGCCTCGCCCTCACCGCGGAGGTCAACGGCAAGGTCATCGGCCGTGACCTCCTGTCCAACATGGCCTGGCCCTTCGAAGACCTCATCGCCTACGCCTCCCGAGGCGCCGAACTCCGCCCCGGCGACGTCCTCGCCTCCGGCACCTGCGGCAACGGCGGCTGCCTCGCCGAACTCTGGGGCCGCACCGGCACCCCCGACCCCCCGCCCCTGACCCCAGGCGACAGGATCACCCTCACCGCCGAGGCCCTCGGCACCCTCACCAACCACATCGTCCCAGGAGCAGAGCCCGTCCCGATTCCCCGAGCCCGCCCCCGAACCCGAACCCGCCCCTGA
- a CDS encoding LysR family transcriptional regulator, with translation MQLESLDLNLLMALHALLEERNVTRAGRRLGLSQPAMSANLARLRRHFGDELLIRVGNVYELTPLAAALIDSTMHAVNVVERVFSARPSFDPATSDREFTIVTSDYAVSVMGEELMRILGERAPHVRMRFLQINVPRIDDVDTTLRSTDGVVMPHGFISGYPSVDVYADRWVVLADPHNPALADGLTMDHLGTLPWVATFRGPTASASAARQLNLLGVKPRVEMVVENFQSLPFLVAGTGRIALIQERLASKLAAFTVCAVHPCPYEAVPVLEALWFHPVHHSDPAHRWLRDTLIEVGRHIN, from the coding sequence GTGCAGCTGGAAAGTCTCGACCTCAACCTGCTGATGGCGCTGCACGCGCTGCTGGAGGAGCGGAACGTCACCCGGGCGGGGCGCAGGCTGGGGCTCAGCCAGCCCGCGATGAGCGCGAACCTGGCCAGGCTGCGGCGGCACTTCGGGGACGAGCTCTTGATCCGGGTCGGCAACGTCTACGAGCTGACGCCGCTGGCCGCCGCCCTCATCGACTCGACGATGCACGCCGTCAACGTGGTCGAGCGGGTGTTCTCGGCGCGCCCCTCGTTCGATCCGGCGACCAGCGACCGCGAGTTCACCATCGTCACCTCGGACTACGCCGTCAGCGTGATGGGCGAGGAGCTGATGCGGATCCTCGGAGAGCGGGCCCCGCACGTCCGGATGCGGTTCCTCCAGATCAACGTCCCGCGCATCGACGACGTCGACACGACGCTCCGCTCGACGGACGGCGTCGTCATGCCGCACGGCTTCATCTCCGGCTACCCCTCCGTCGACGTCTACGCCGACCGCTGGGTGGTCCTCGCCGACCCGCACAACCCCGCCCTCGCCGACGGCCTGACCATGGACCACCTCGGCACCCTCCCGTGGGTCGCGACCTTCCGGGGCCCGACGGCCAGCGCCTCGGCGGCCCGCCAGCTCAACCTCCTCGGCGTGAAACCCCGCGTCGAGATGGTCGTGGAGAACTTCCAGTCCCTCCCCTTCCTCGTCGCCGGCACCGGCCGTATCGCCCTCATCCAGGAACGTCTGGCAAGCAAACTCGCCGCGTTCACCGTCTGCGCCGTCCACCCCTGCCCCTACGAGGCCGTCCCCGTCCTCGAAGCCCTCTGGTTCCACCCCGTCCACCACTCCGACCCCGCCCACCGCTGGCTCCGCGACACCCTCATCGAGGTGGGTCGGCACATCAACTGA